A window of the Candida orthopsilosis Co 90-125, chromosome 1 draft sequence genome harbors these coding sequences:
- a CDS encoding Rad51 protein (protein involved in homologous recombination and DNA repair): protein MSQTEVELQSQRLEASNISTSSAGHDHNMQVDAGADHEEEEEMNGPLLIEQLEGNGITTSDIKKLKAEGYHTIESIAYTPKRQLITVKGISEAKAEKISNEAAKLVPLGFTTASEFHSRRSELICLTTGSKQLDTLLGGGVETGSITEVFGEFRTGKSQLCHTLAVTCQLPIDMGGGEGKCLYIDTEGTFRPNRLVSIAERYGLSPNDCLDNVAYARAYNAEHQLNLLHLAAQMMAESRFSLLIVDSIMSLYRTDYAGRGELSARQTSVAKFMRTLQRLADEFGIAVVITNQVVAQVDGMSGMYNPDPKKPIGGNIIAHASTTRLSLKKGRGEQRICKIYDSPCLPESDCVFAIYEDGIGDPKVEDDE, encoded by the coding sequence ATGTCGCAAACAGAAGTTGAGTTACAACTGCAAAGACTTGAAGCATCTAATATTTCCACTTCATCCGCAGGACACGATCACAATATGCAAGTTGACGCGGGTGCAGATCAcgaagaagaggaggaaaTGAACGGGCCATTACTTATAGAACAACTTGAAGGTAATGGTATTACTACATCAGACATTAAGAAGTTGAAAGCTGAAGGGTACCATACTATTGAATCGATTGCTTACACTCCCAAGAGACAATTAATTACCGTTAAGGGTATTAGTGAAGCTAAGGCAGAAAAGATTTCCAATGAAGCTGCCAAATTAGTTCCCTTGGGGTTCACTACAGCATCTGAATTCCATTCAAGAAGATCTGAGTTGATTTGTTTAACCACTGGATCCAAGCAGTTGGATACGTTGCTTGGAGGTGGTGTTGAAACTGGATCTATAACTGAAGTGTTTGGTGAATTTAGAACTGGTAAATCTCAATTATGTCATACTTTGGCAGTCACATGTCAATTGCCAATAGACATGGGCGGTGGTGAAGGTAAGTGTCTTTACATTGATACTGAGGGTACTTTTAGACCCAATAGATTGGTGTCCATTGCTGAAAGATATGGACTTAGTCCTAATGATTGTTTGGATAATGTTGCTTACGCAAGAGCTTATAACGCCGAACATCAATTAAATTTATTACATTTAGCAGCACAAATGATGGCAGAGCTGAgattttcattgttgattgttgattcaatcaTGTCATTATATCGTACTGACTATGCTGGTAGAGGTGAATTAAGTGCACGTCAAACATCAGTGGCCAAATTCATGAGAACATTGCAAAGGTTAGCTGATGAATTTGGTATTGCTGTGGTAATTACTAATCAAGTTGTTGCTCAAGTTGATGGTATGTCAGGGATGTATAACCCCGATCCTAAGAAACCTATTGGTGGAAATATCATTGCTCATGCTTCAACTACTCGATTGTCATTAAAGAAAGGTAGAGGGGAACAAAGAATTTGTAAGATTTATGATTCACCTTGTTTACCGGAAAGTGATTGTGTATTTGCTATTTATGAAGATGGAATTGGTGATCCAAAAGTCGAAGATGATGAGTAA
- a CDS encoding Sef1 transcription factor (transcription factor with zinc cluster DNA-binding motif) — MKYTEKAKVKILPKPAPIAHSPQTPSPLVSVSPRYATTPILPAPKRSKSAAAVTSSNATTANAGPELKRQRKASNSVSPRERNNNKSEDSPRDSSHKQSKQTGHRPVTSCTFCRQHKIKCNASDNYPQPCQRCERMGLKCEIDPEFRPKKGSQIQSLKSDVDELKAKIDLLTKNESLLTQALSQHNMGFINQTSSPHVQPQHSPQQQTQLQSQSHTPSHPQPQRSNSYPNPVISPMVLPSSSTYAHSPNMSPISSVTKIHQSPSLMHDNSDNSPSTMSNFELKEENYQPISEFVLGDVTLPLAKANELHHRFMTKNLKYFPIINSRSATELYHKSNLLFWVVILTASLGEPEPTLYMSLASLIKQLAIETCWIKTPRSTHVIQALIILSIWPLPNEKVLDDCSYRFVGLAKNLSLQLGLHRGGEFIQEFSRNQVSLGPDAEKWRTRSWLALFFCEQFWSSLLGLPPSINTTDYLLENARVDQSLPKEFRCLISLSIFQCKLVNVMGISVTRPDGLLEPSNRAGSLNLLDRELERLRFKLQIEEGSPIEVYYLYIKLMICCFAFLPGTPIEDQVKYVSSAYLSATRIITIVSKMNQETSLIELPIYIRQAVSYSVLLLFKLHLSKYLFDKYVDSARQSIVTVHRMFRNTLSSWQNLQNDMSRTAKVLENLNIVLYTYPDLFLQGDKDEGSSIISRMRSHLTASLFYDLVWCVHEGKRRTALDKGKPPSRKVEPHDKKLLPLPFYNQITKDDFTTITTTTPNGTTITTLVPTDQAMNQAKSNAGDNKPLEINGIPLSMLEATGSTRDIMNVQEPESQIIKNESPMPQQQQHQQQSYPQRLQLQQATPILESSAPTQQQPPQLQSQQLPQQPPFQFGQSPPPQSYLPTIEEVNVNEQYSVFNNEQQQHQQNPPTQPGEGGANVAGATGSFVSQIDSFFQQQSNGWMDNQDDDFLGWFDVNMLPDQ; from the coding sequence ATGAAATACACGGAAAAGGCAAAAGTAAAAATATTGCCAAAACCGGCACCAATTGCTCATTCACCCCAAACACCATCTCCGTTGGTGTCGGTATCGCCCAGGTACGCGACTACTCCAATCTTACCAGCACCTAAACGTTCAAAatctgctgctgctgtcacttcatcaaatgctACTACTGCCAATGCAGGTCCAGAGTTAAAGAGACAAAGAAAAGCCAGTAATAGCGTGTCTCCTCGCGAACGTAATAATAACAAATCAGAGGATTCACCTAGAGACTCCTCACATAAACAATCTAAGCAAACAGGACATAGACCAGTTACTTCATGCACATTTTGCCGTCAACACAAGATTAAATGTAACGCACTGGATAACTACCCACAACCATGTCAGAGATGTGAACGAATGGGATTGAAATGTGAGATAGATCCTGAATTTAGGCCTAAAAAAGGATCTCAAATACAATCATTGAAACtggatgttgatgaattgaaggCAAAAATTGATCTCTTAACTAAGAATGAGTCTCTTCTAACTCAAGCGTTGAGTCAACATAATATGGggttcatcaatcaaacatCTTCACCTCATGTTCAACCACAACATCTGCCACAACAACAGACTCAATTGCAATCGCAATCGCATACTCCTTCACATCCACAGCCACAAAGAAGTAACCTGTACCCAAATCCTGTTATTAGCCCTATGGTTttaccatcttcatcaacttaTGCACATAGTCCCAATATGTCACCTATTTCATCGGTTACCAAAATACATCAAAGCCCTTCATTAATGCATGATAACTCAGATAACTCACCTTCTACAATGAgtaattttgaattgaaggAAGAAAACTATCAACCAATTTCGGAATTTGTCTTGGGTGATGTTACTTTGCCTTTGGCCAAAGCCAATGAATTACATCATCGATTCATGACAAAGAACCTAAAATATTTCCCAATTATTAATTCACGTTCAGCTACTGAATTGTAtcataaatcaaatttattattttggGTTGTTATATTAACTGCAAGTTTAGGTGAACCTGAACCTACTTTATACATGTCCTTAGCATCTTtaattaaacaattggcaATCGAGACATGTTGGATCAAAACCCCAAGATCAACTCACGTCATTCAAGCATTGATTATTTTATCTATATGGCCGTTACCTAATGAAAAAGTACTTGATGATTGTTCTTATCGATTTGTTGGATTGGCCAAGAACTTGTCATTACAATTGGGATTACATCGAGGTGGAGAGTTTATTCAAGAATTCAGTCGTAATCAAGTTAGTTTAGGTCCTGATGCCGAGAAATGGAGAACTAGGTCATGGTTGgcattatttttttgtgaACAATTTTGGTCTTCTTTATTGGGACTACCACCGAGTATAAACACTACTGATTATTTATTGGAGAATGCTAGAGTTGACCAATCGTTGCCAAAGGAATTTCGTTGTTTGATCTCGTTATCGATATTCCAATGTAAGTTGGTTAATGTTATGGGAATTAGTGTTACTAGACCTGATGGGTTGTTGGAACCACTGAATCGTGCTGGgtcattgaatttattggaTAGGGAGTTGGAGAGGTTGCGATTCAAGTtacaaattgaagaaggatCTCCAATTGAAGTGTACTATCTTTAcataaaattgatgatttgttgttttgcaTTCTTGCCGGGTACTCCAATTGAGGATCAAGTGAAATATGTCAGTTCGGCCTATTTATCTGCCACTAGAATAATCACCATTGTATCCAAAATGAATCAAGAAACAAGTTTAATTGAATTGCCAATATATATTCGACAAGCAGTTTCATATTCGGTTTtacttcttttcaaattacatTTATCAAAGTATTTATTTGATAAGTATGTTGATTCAGCAAGACAATCTATTGTTACTGTTCATCGAATGTTCAGAAACACGTTGAGCTCCTGGCAGAATTTACAAAATGATATGTCAAGAACAGCAAAAGTTTTAGAGAATTTAAACATCGTATTATACACATACCCAGATCTCTTCCTCCAAGGAGACAAGGATGAAGGATCAAGTATTATATCACGAATGAGATCACATTTGACAGCTTCGTTGTTTTATGATTTAGTTTGGTGTGTTCACGAAGGAAAACGAAGAACTGCATTGGATAAAGGTAAACCACCAAGTAGGAAAGTTGAACCTCATGATAAGAAATTACTTCCCTTGCCATTTTATAATCAAATTACGAAGGACGATTTCACAACAATCACTACAACGACTCCTAATGGTACTACAATCACAACTTTAGTGCCCACTGATCAAGCCATGAATCAAGCCAAACTGAATGCCGGAGATAACAAACCATTGGAAATTAATGGTATTCCATTATCAATGTTGGAAGCAACTGGATCAACCAGAGATATAATGAATGTACAAGAACCAGAATCACAAATTATAAAGAACGAATCGCCAAtgccacaacaacaacagcatcaacaacaactgtACCCTCAGCGtttgcaattgcaacaagCTACACCCATATTAGAATCTAGTGCACCtactcaacaacaaccgcCACAGCTTCAATCACAGCAATTACCTCAACAACCACCATTCCAATTCGGTcaatcaccaccaccacaaaGCTACTTGCCCACAATCGAGGAAGTAAACGTTAATGAACAATATTCGGTATTTAACAAtgagcaacaacaacatcaacagaATCCACCAACACAACCTGGCGAAGGAGGAGCTAATGTAGCTGGTGCAACCGGTTCATTTGTGTCccaaattgattctttcttccaacaacaatcaaatgGATGGATGGATAATCaggatgatgattttttgGGATGGTTTGATGTAAACATGTTGCCTGATCAGTAA